The following proteins are co-located in the Polystyrenella longa genome:
- a CDS encoding 3-keto-disaccharide hydrolase, with protein MFRYAFPLFLTLCFLFSTVPSRSSLTAAEPALFELEPGFELLFNGTDMTGWEGDTSLWKVKEGVIVGDSPGIRKNNFLATTQRYGDFELRLQFRLREGKGNSGVQFRSERIPDNHEMIGYQADIGEKYWGCLYDESRRNKVLAQTPDKVVEALDKSDWIDYTIRAKGNQITLTMNGVTTVDFTEPDPEIARMGLIALQVHSGGPLKVEFRHIRIKALD; from the coding sequence ATGTTCAGATACGCTTTCCCTTTATTTCTAACCCTCTGTTTTCTCTTCTCCACCGTTCCGTCACGATCGAGTTTGACGGCCGCTGAACCCGCTCTCTTTGAGCTGGAACCGGGGTTCGAGCTCCTCTTCAATGGAACTGATATGACCGGCTGGGAAGGAGATACCTCCCTCTGGAAAGTCAAAGAGGGCGTCATCGTGGGCGACTCCCCCGGCATCCGAAAAAACAATTTCCTGGCGACGACCCAACGGTACGGCGATTTTGAACTCCGTTTGCAATTTCGTTTACGCGAAGGCAAAGGGAACAGCGGCGTTCAGTTTCGCTCCGAACGAATTCCCGACAACCACGAAATGATCGGTTACCAGGCGGACATTGGCGAAAAGTACTGGGGCTGTCTGTACGACGAATCTCGCCGTAACAAGGTCCTCGCCCAGACACCGGACAAAGTCGTCGAAGCCCTCGATAAATCGGACTGGATCGACTATACGATCCGAGCCAAAGGGAACCAGATCACATTGACGATGAACGGCGTCACTACCGTCGACTTCACCGAGCCCGATCCGGAAATCGCCCGAATGGGACTGATCGCCTTACAGGTCCATAGTGGAGGCCCTCTGAAAGTGGAGTTCCGCCATATCCGTATCAAAGCCCTCGACTGA
- the ppk2 gene encoding polyphosphate kinase 2, with product MAKSRKRKSKKNQDNDFDQTVVEEKKSDSKPASSNGKPRPVNLGDVTPGRTERGIAQAEINKKVDAAQEAKIAAVQDVISGVPPHDPETLAKVLQAILEGSSPDDVEFLRAALIHQTDGSGGPPMPDETLSPQWREGGYPYKHLMSRKNYEKQKYKLQVELLKLQSWVKKTDQKLVLLFEGRDAAGKGGTIKRFMEHLNPRGARVVALNKPTDTEKGQWYLQRYVQHLPTNGEIVLMDRSWYNRAGVERVMGFCTDEEYQEFMRQAPEFEHNLTRSGIHLIKLWFSVSRKEQRRRFKNREIHPLKQWKLSPIDIESLDKWDEYTEAKEAMFFYTDTAEAPWTVVKSDCKKRARLNAMRHVLHQFDYDGKNSDTIGHIDPLLVGRAHLVHAQRPEQRSIL from the coding sequence ATGGCGAAGTCCCGTAAACGAAAATCAAAAAAGAACCAGGACAACGATTTCGACCAGACCGTGGTGGAAGAGAAAAAATCGGATTCAAAGCCTGCGTCTTCAAACGGGAAACCTCGCCCAGTCAACTTGGGAGATGTCACTCCCGGTCGCACAGAACGGGGAATTGCGCAAGCCGAAATCAATAAAAAAGTCGATGCCGCACAAGAAGCCAAAATTGCTGCCGTGCAAGACGTAATCAGTGGCGTTCCTCCGCACGACCCGGAAACTCTCGCCAAAGTGCTTCAGGCGATTCTGGAAGGAAGTTCTCCCGACGATGTTGAGTTTCTGCGAGCGGCATTGATTCATCAAACCGACGGCTCGGGCGGACCACCTATGCCGGATGAAACTCTCTCGCCCCAATGGCGGGAAGGGGGTTACCCGTATAAACACCTGATGTCTCGTAAGAATTACGAGAAGCAAAAGTACAAGCTACAGGTGGAACTGCTCAAGCTACAATCCTGGGTCAAGAAGACCGATCAAAAACTCGTTCTGCTCTTTGAAGGTCGCGACGCCGCCGGAAAAGGGGGGACGATCAAGCGGTTCATGGAACACCTCAACCCTCGTGGTGCTCGCGTGGTCGCACTGAATAAACCCACCGACACAGAAAAAGGGCAATGGTATCTCCAACGCTACGTCCAGCATCTGCCGACCAATGGTGAGATCGTGCTGATGGATCGGTCCTGGTATAACAGGGCGGGGGTGGAGCGGGTGATGGGCTTCTGCACTGATGAAGAATATCAGGAGTTCATGCGGCAAGCGCCTGAGTTCGAACACAACCTGACACGCAGCGGTATTCACTTAATTAAGCTCTGGTTCTCCGTCAGCCGGAAAGAACAGCGGCGGCGGTTCAAGAATCGAGAGATTCATCCGCTCAAGCAGTGGAAGCTTTCACCCATCGATATCGAGTCACTCGATAAATGGGACGAATACACGGAAGCGAAAGAAGCGATGTTCTTCTACACCGACACGGCCGAAGCTCCCTGGACCGTTGTCAAATCGGACTGTAAAAAGCGAGCCCGATTGAACGCGATGCGGCATGTGCTGCATCAGTTCGACTATGACGGCAAAAATTCCGACACGATTGGCCACATCGATCCATTGCTGGTCGGCAGAGCACATCTGGTTCATGCTCAACGCCCGGAGCAGCGTTCAATCCTGTAG
- a CDS encoding bifunctional folylpolyglutamate synthase/dihydrofolate synthase: MRYQVHNYEEAIQFLFERINYERASVGSYSTSDLKLNRMTALLERLGNPQTRIPAIHLAGTKGKGSTATMIANVLQAAGYRTGLFTSPHLHRFEERMVVDGVLPTELELVTLVQQLLPHLEEMDQLPGQMAPTYFEIATALAWMHFLQSNVDYAVLETGLGGRLDTTRLCSPLVTVITCISLDHTNLLGETVEEIAAEKAGILKPGVPLVSGVRDPAAREVIRSIAKQLAVPLTELETNFHIESSAVQFNPETGFTGTMELRTSDNAIVNLQPGLPGLHQAENAALAYQTCELLREQGFAIESEHIQTGINTVRCPLRIELVRSEPIVILDAAHNIASIAALIKTLELVPATNRTVIFASSRDKKTAEMLHELRRGFDRIILTAFQTNPRAIPLDELVPIAETIGFTDIGLAETPIEAWEMASASATSSDLICTTGSFFLAAEIREHLQKLSNANPPSADSHPASFFQKPL; encoded by the coding sequence ATGCGTTATCAGGTTCACAACTACGAAGAGGCGATCCAGTTTCTATTTGAACGGATCAACTACGAGCGCGCCTCGGTAGGCAGTTACAGCACCAGCGACCTCAAGCTGAACCGCATGACGGCTCTGTTAGAACGGCTCGGCAACCCTCAGACACGCATTCCGGCAATTCACCTGGCGGGAACCAAAGGCAAAGGCTCCACGGCGACGATGATCGCCAACGTCTTGCAAGCAGCCGGTTATCGCACTGGGCTGTTTACTTCACCCCATCTGCATCGGTTCGAAGAACGGATGGTGGTCGACGGGGTTCTTCCCACAGAATTAGAACTGGTCACTCTGGTCCAACAGCTCCTACCGCATCTGGAAGAGATGGACCAACTTCCCGGCCAGATGGCGCCTACCTATTTCGAAATCGCCACCGCACTCGCGTGGATGCACTTCCTTCAATCGAATGTCGACTATGCCGTGTTGGAAACAGGTCTGGGGGGAAGACTCGATACGACTCGGCTCTGTTCTCCTCTGGTGACAGTCATCACCTGCATCAGTCTCGACCATACCAATCTTCTCGGAGAGACGGTTGAAGAGATCGCTGCCGAGAAAGCCGGCATTCTTAAACCGGGAGTCCCGCTGGTCAGTGGTGTCCGCGATCCTGCCGCGCGAGAAGTGATTCGCTCTATCGCCAAGCAACTCGCCGTTCCCCTCACTGAACTTGAGACGAACTTCCATATCGAATCCTCTGCAGTGCAGTTCAATCCGGAAACCGGTTTTACGGGAACGATGGAACTTAGGACCAGCGACAACGCGATCGTAAATTTGCAACCCGGATTGCCGGGGCTTCATCAAGCGGAAAATGCGGCGTTAGCTTATCAAACATGTGAACTGTTACGCGAACAGGGATTCGCGATTGAGTCTGAACATATTCAAACGGGTATTAATACTGTTCGCTGTCCGCTGCGAATTGAACTCGTCCGTTCGGAACCAATCGTCATTCTCGATGCGGCGCACAACATTGCCTCCATCGCGGCCCTGATTAAAACATTGGAACTCGTGCCCGCGACGAACAGGACCGTCATCTTTGCATCATCGCGTGACAAGAAGACGGCTGAGATGCTCCACGAATTGCGACGCGGGTTTGATCGCATCATCTTGACCGCCTTTCAGACCAATCCCCGCGCCATTCCGCTGGATGAGTTAGTTCCTATAGCGGAAACGATTGGCTTCACCGACATCGGTTTAGCCGAGACGCCCATTGAAGCTTGGGAAATGGCTTCTGCCTCGGCAACCTCTTCTGATTTGATCTGCACGACTGGCTCCTTCTTTCTCGCCGCTGAAATTCGTGAACACCTGCAGAAGTTGAGCAACGCAAATCCGCCCTCTGCTGATTCCCACCCAGCTTCGTTTTTTCAGAAGCCACTCTAA
- a CDS encoding BON domain-containing protein, with product MTTKHYLDGQHSLHELAHNAIVSNPYFFGQKIKVDVRGEDVILRGMVNTYYQKQLAQETVLDIEGVHSVQNEIDVDSVWNRGQGHQDKTSSRFYSANTVPSWSF from the coding sequence ATGACGACCAAACATTATTTGGATGGACAGCATTCTCTCCATGAACTGGCTCACAACGCCATCGTTTCTAATCCCTATTTCTTCGGCCAGAAAATCAAAGTCGATGTGCGCGGGGAAGATGTTATTCTGCGTGGAATGGTAAACACCTACTACCAGAAACAACTTGCGCAAGAGACTGTTCTGGACATCGAAGGAGTTCACTCGGTTCAGAACGAAATCGATGTCGATTCAGTTTGGAACCGGGGCCAGGGACATCAGGACAAAACGTCCAGCCGATTCTACTCTGCGAATACGGTTCCCAGCTGGTCCTTCTAA